From the Streptomyces sp. Tu 2975 genome, one window contains:
- a CDS encoding N-(5'-phosphoribosyl)anthranilate isomerase, with product MLVKICGATTTAEVDAVAASGADLIGLWHHVPGGHADLTLDQLTVLSARARGAGPAPVLVTFSADTRALSTAVRAAGAGWVQLHGFQPPGVLRALRAQCPDGLKIAKVLHVRDDTCLEGRLTGAYERAGADCFLFDAVTGDGRIGSTAQRLDDTTVTKLADATTLPFLLAGGLGPANQGDFPATRAHPRFLGIDVDSAARGDDGLLNASRAQAVTRAWRA from the coding sequence ATGCTGGTCAAGATCTGCGGCGCCACCACCACGGCCGAGGTCGACGCCGTCGCCGCCTCCGGCGCCGACCTGATCGGCCTGTGGCACCACGTGCCGGGCGGCCACGCCGACCTGACGCTCGATCAGCTCACCGTACTGTCCGCCCGGGCCCGCGGCGCGGGCCCGGCGCCCGTCCTGGTCACCTTCTCCGCCGACACCCGCGCCCTGTCGACGGCCGTGCGGGCGGCCGGGGCCGGGTGGGTCCAACTGCACGGCTTCCAGCCCCCCGGCGTGCTGCGCGCCCTGCGCGCGCAGTGCCCCGACGGCCTGAAGATCGCCAAAGTGCTGCACGTGCGCGACGACACCTGCCTGGAGGGCCGGCTCACCGGCGCCTACGAGCGTGCCGGCGCCGACTGCTTCCTGTTCGACGCCGTCACGGGCGACGGCCGGATCGGCTCCACCGCCCAGCGCCTGGACGACACCACGGTCACGAAGCTGGCGGACGCCACGACCCTGCCGTTCCTCCTCGCCGGCGGCCTCGGCCCCGCCAACCAGGGCGACTTCCCCGCCACCCGGGCCCATCCCCGCTTCCTCGGCATCGACGTCGACTCCGCCGCCCGCGGCGACGACGGCCTGCTGAACGCCTCCCGCGCCCAGGCCGTCACCCGCGCCTGGCGCGCCTGA
- a CDS encoding transglutaminase-like domain-containing protein — MTTRLSTGALEATEFLDHETEQVRAFVADAAAPGATTPTEQAVALYYAVRDTVRYEVYGADLTRQGLRASTVAAGRSGMCLHKSVLYAAGLRSLGIPARLVLTDVRNHLASPKLISLLGGDVFHQHCLTSVRLEGQWVRATPVFNKNLCRLYRMAPLDFDGTADSLHHPFDLKGRRQMEFLRFHGEFDDLPYETVLADLRAAHPGLFGGAGDRFTAGSLEHDAGRTAAA; from the coding sequence ATGACGACCCGACTGAGCACCGGCGCCCTCGAGGCCACCGAGTTCCTCGACCACGAGACCGAGCAGGTACGCGCCTTCGTCGCCGACGCCGCGGCGCCCGGCGCCACCACCCCCACCGAGCAGGCCGTCGCCCTCTACTACGCGGTCCGCGACACCGTCCGCTACGAGGTCTACGGCGCCGACCTGACCCGCCAGGGGCTGCGCGCCAGCACCGTCGCGGCCGGCCGCTCCGGCATGTGCCTGCACAAGTCGGTCCTCTACGCGGCCGGCCTGCGCTCCCTGGGCATCCCCGCCCGCCTCGTCCTGACCGACGTGCGCAACCACCTCGCCTCACCGAAACTGATCAGTCTGCTCGGCGGCGACGTGTTCCACCAGCACTGCCTGACCTCGGTACGCCTCGAAGGCCAATGGGTGCGCGCCACACCGGTGTTCAACAAGAACCTGTGCCGGCTGTACCGGATGGCGCCCCTGGACTTCGACGGCACCGCCGACAGCCTGCACCACCCCTTCGACCTGAAGGGCCGCCGCCAGATGGAGTTCCTGCGCTTCCACGGCGAGTTCGACGACCTGCCCTACGAGACCGTCCTGGCCGACCTGCGGGCCGCGCACCCCGGCCTGTTCGGCGGCGCCGGCGACCGCTTCACGGCCGGCTCCCTGGAGCACGACGCCGGCCGGACGGCGGCCGCCTGA
- a CDS encoding acyl-CoA dehydrogenase family protein codes for MDDFTKDQQALRDGLAPVLEKLDEGHIERDAAAEFPREAWRRLAGTGILGLPFDERHGGLGQSLTTTMYVLEGLGEGCRDAGLNFSACTHLVSVGVPLQRFGSDALKERHLPGICTGELIGAHAISEPDSGSDALAMRTRAVRDGDAYVLNGSKSFVSNGPVADVFTVYARTSDRPGPLSITAFLVDRDTPGLTLGRPLAKMGLRTSPLCELYFDDCRVPADRVIGRPGGGFLVLDHVMRWEILCSFVINAGEMQRRVDACVRYAQTRSQFGQPIGSYQAVSHKIVDMATGVETSRRWLYETARRMTAGDNVTRDIAMAKLVTSEANVASALAAVQIFGGNGYMAEYGIESQLRNAVAGTIYSGTSETQRNRIAALLGL; via the coding sequence ATGGACGACTTCACGAAGGACCAGCAGGCCCTGCGCGACGGCCTGGCGCCCGTGCTCGAAAAGCTCGACGAAGGGCACATCGAGCGCGACGCGGCCGCCGAATTCCCCCGGGAGGCATGGCGGCGACTGGCCGGCACCGGAATCCTCGGACTGCCCTTCGACGAGCGCCACGGCGGCCTCGGCCAGTCACTGACCACCACCATGTACGTCCTGGAGGGCCTGGGGGAGGGCTGCCGTGACGCCGGACTGAACTTCTCCGCCTGCACCCACCTGGTCTCCGTCGGCGTCCCGCTGCAGCGCTTCGGCTCCGACGCCCTCAAGGAGCGCCACCTGCCCGGGATCTGCACCGGCGAGCTGATCGGCGCCCACGCCATCAGCGAACCCGACAGCGGCTCCGACGCGCTGGCCATGCGCACCCGGGCGGTACGCGACGGCGACGCCTACGTCCTGAACGGCAGCAAGTCGTTCGTCAGCAACGGGCCGGTCGCCGACGTGTTCACCGTCTACGCCCGCACCAGCGACCGTCCCGGGCCGCTGAGCATCACCGCGTTCCTCGTCGACCGCGACACCCCGGGCCTGACCCTCGGCCGGCCACTGGCCAAGATGGGCCTGCGCACCTCCCCGCTGTGCGAGCTGTACTTCGACGACTGCCGCGTCCCGGCCGACCGTGTGATCGGCCGGCCCGGCGGCGGGTTCCTCGTCCTGGACCATGTGATGCGCTGGGAGATCCTGTGCTCCTTCGTCATCAACGCCGGCGAGATGCAGCGCCGGGTGGACGCCTGCGTCCGCTACGCGCAGACCCGCAGTCAGTTCGGGCAGCCCATCGGCTCCTACCAGGCCGTCTCCCACAAGATCGTCGACATGGCCACCGGCGTGGAGACCTCCCGCCGCTGGCTGTACGAGACGGCGCGCAGGATGACCGCCGGCGACAACGTCACCCGCGACATCGCCATGGCCAAACTGGTCACCAGCGAGGCCAACGTCGCATCCGCCCTGGCCGCCGTGCAGATCTTCGGCGGCAACGGCTACATGGCCGAGTACGGCATCGAGAGCCAGCTGCGCAACGCGGTCGCCGGAACGATCTACTCCGGCACCTCGGAGACCCAGCGCAACCGCATTGCCGCACTCCTGGGCCTTTGA
- a CDS encoding ectoine synthase yields MIVRKLEEVTCVDWGNGLSRRFLTQADGVGYTVTDTIVRAGTTSRLEYRNHLESCYCIEGSGEVIDSDGVSHPITPGTLYALDRHDAHWLVASPHEDLRLVCMFTPALRGDESHNLDSPEFSHY; encoded by the coding sequence ATGATCGTCCGCAAGCTCGAAGAGGTCACCTGCGTCGACTGGGGCAACGGCCTCAGCCGCAGATTCCTCACCCAGGCCGACGGCGTCGGCTACACCGTCACCGACACCATCGTCCGCGCGGGCACCACGTCCCGTCTGGAGTACCGCAACCACCTCGAGAGCTGCTACTGCATCGAGGGCAGCGGAGAGGTGATCGACAGCGACGGCGTCTCGCACCCCATCACCCCCGGCACCCTGTACGCGCTGGACCGGCACGACGCCCACTGGCTGGTGGCGAGCCCGCACGAGGACCTGCGCCTGGTGTGCATGTTCACCCCCGCGCTGCGCGGCGACGAGAGCCACAACCTCGACTCGCCCGAATTCTCCCACTACTGA
- the trpA gene encoding tryptophan synthase subunit alpha, translating into MSDTRPAPDTRPAPGNGAAPGNGAASAPGRGAAPGNGHASAPAPRPGGFFTRTAPGRPGLALFLNAGDPPLDRLPDLAALLDESDIDCLELAVPFPGSVTDGPVIRRSADRALAHGTDLAAVLAAVARVRPGLKRLRIALLADFSHTVKGTAPGDFAAAVRDAGCDGLLLHGVPPRLRAAHYEAAHDAGLPLVTTCYAVSRPDAVAEAAAQATAYLYLVAHYGRSGTAAALDHDRLARSVAALRATATAPVAVGFGVRTRADTLLLQDLGADAAVVGSVGVARVEQALTEGRDPVEEFGSFVRELRGP; encoded by the coding sequence ATGTCTGACACCCGCCCCGCCCCCGACACCCGCCCCGCGCCCGGGAACGGTGCCGCTCCGGGGAACGGTGCCGCGTCCGCGCCCGGCAGAGGTGCCGCGCCCGGGAACGGCCACGCGTCCGCCCCCGCGCCCCGCCCGGGCGGGTTCTTCACCCGTACCGCACCCGGCCGGCCCGGCCTGGCGCTGTTCCTCAACGCGGGCGACCCGCCGCTGGACCGGCTGCCCGACCTTGCCGCGCTCCTCGACGAGAGCGACATCGACTGCCTCGAACTGGCCGTCCCCTTCCCCGGATCCGTCACGGACGGGCCCGTCATCCGCCGCTCCGCCGACCGGGCCCTGGCCCACGGCACCGACCTCGCCGCCGTCCTCGCCGCCGTCGCCCGCGTCCGGCCCGGCCTGAAGAGGCTGCGCATCGCGCTGCTCGCCGACTTCAGCCACACCGTCAAGGGCACCGCCCCCGGAGACTTCGCCGCCGCCGTACGCGACGCCGGCTGCGACGGGCTGCTGCTGCACGGCGTCCCGCCCAGGCTGCGCGCGGCCCACTACGAGGCCGCCCACGACGCCGGCCTGCCGCTGGTCACCACCTGCTACGCGGTCTCCCGGCCCGACGCGGTCGCCGAGGCGGCGGCGCAGGCCACCGCCTACCTCTACCTGGTCGCGCACTACGGCCGCAGCGGCACCGCCGCGGCCCTCGACCACGACCGGCTGGCGCGGTCCGTCGCCGCCCTGCGCGCCACCGCCACCGCGCCCGTCGCGGTCGGCTTCGGCGTCAGGACCCGCGCCGACACCCTGCTCCTGCAGGACCTCGGCGCGGACGCCGCCGTCGTCGGCAGCGTCGGCGTGGCCCGTGTCGAACAGGCCCTGACCGAAGGCCGCGACCCCGTCGAGGAGTTCGGCTCCTTCGTGCGGGAACTGCGCGGGCCGTGA
- a CDS encoding phosphopantetheine-binding protein, whose translation MPHAQAQAIKEFIVEEFLPDMPARDLADHDDLLEGGVIDSLGLLKVIAWLEDRYDINTDEVDLDPESFKSVAAIEAFIADASRTRAEAA comes from the coding sequence ATGCCCCACGCCCAGGCCCAGGCCATCAAGGAGTTCATCGTCGAGGAGTTCCTGCCCGACATGCCCGCGCGGGACCTGGCCGACCACGACGACCTGCTGGAGGGCGGCGTCATCGACAGCCTCGGCCTGCTCAAGGTGATCGCCTGGCTGGAGGACCGGTACGACATCAACACCGACGAGGTGGACCTGGACCCCGAGTCCTTCAAGTCGGTGGCGGCCATCGAGGCGTTCATCGCCGACGCCTCCCGCACCCGGGCGGAGGCCGCCTAA
- a CDS encoding AMP-binding protein gives MGGGTLVEEIGAHARRAPQETALVWHGEEVTYGDLWRRAERARARVADTPGRGPVGVPAAKSPGTIALVLACMLERRPVLLPSATLGKDVTEQLFEQAGAVPLPERPDDDGPDDDTPYGDLSATRDTPADPEAPVLLLTTSGSTGLPKIVPVAGGAVDRFTAWAAGAFGIGPGTNVLNYAPLNFDLCLLDVWTTLAYGGRVVLVDPDQAMSGRHLLETMERHDVHVVQAVPMFHRLVTDAAREHGTTALPSVRHAMTTGDALPGPVLAELPRLFPNARLHNVYGCTETNDSFVHEVTGEQAAAGAALPLGRPLPGAGALVVTDDGTVLEGPGSGELWVTTPFQTSGYLGAAAARPVFVPHPTGADDRRWYRTGDLVHRSADGTLTLAGRTDFQVKVRGVRINVQEVEHVLLAHPEVTEAAVLALPDEVAGRLLHAVARRTPGSGLNSLTLRGHLARGLPRAAVPSVLRFTDEPLPRTSTGKVDRDRVVKDHFTKEN, from the coding sequence ATGGGCGGCGGCACACTCGTCGAGGAGATCGGGGCGCATGCGCGCCGTGCGCCGCAGGAGACGGCGCTCGTGTGGCACGGCGAGGAGGTCACCTACGGCGACCTGTGGCGGCGCGCCGAGCGGGCCAGGGCCCGTGTCGCGGACACGCCCGGCCGCGGCCCCGTCGGTGTCCCGGCCGCGAAGTCGCCCGGCACGATCGCGCTGGTCCTCGCCTGCATGCTGGAGCGCCGTCCGGTGCTGCTGCCGTCGGCGACGCTCGGCAAGGACGTGACGGAGCAGCTGTTCGAACAGGCCGGCGCCGTCCCCCTGCCCGAGCGGCCGGACGACGACGGGCCGGACGACGACACGCCGTACGGCGACCTTTCGGCCACGCGCGACACGCCCGCCGATCCCGAGGCCCCCGTGCTGCTGCTGACGACCTCCGGGTCGACCGGGCTGCCCAAGATCGTGCCCGTCGCCGGCGGCGCCGTCGACCGTTTCACCGCCTGGGCCGCCGGCGCTTTCGGTATCGGACCCGGCACGAACGTCCTCAACTACGCGCCGCTCAACTTCGATCTGTGTCTGCTCGACGTGTGGACCACCCTCGCGTACGGCGGCCGTGTCGTCCTCGTCGACCCCGACCAGGCCATGAGCGGCCGCCACCTGCTGGAGACGATGGAGCGCCACGACGTCCACGTCGTCCAGGCCGTGCCCATGTTCCACCGCCTGGTCACCGACGCCGCCCGCGAACACGGCACCACCGCGCTGCCCTCCGTACGGCACGCGATGACCACCGGCGACGCCCTGCCCGGCCCGGTCCTGGCCGAGCTGCCGCGCCTGTTCCCGAACGCGCGGCTGCACAACGTCTACGGCTGCACCGAGACCAACGACAGCTTTGTGCACGAAGTGACCGGCGAGCAGGCCGCGGCCGGTGCGGCCCTGCCGCTGGGCCGCCCGCTGCCCGGCGCCGGGGCCCTGGTCGTCACCGACGACGGCACCGTCCTCGAGGGGCCCGGCAGCGGCGAGCTGTGGGTCACCACACCGTTCCAGACCAGCGGTTACCTCGGCGCGGCCGCCGCCCGGCCCGTGTTCGTGCCGCACCCCACCGGCGCCGACGACCGGCGCTGGTACCGCACCGGCGACCTGGTGCACCGCAGCGCCGACGGCACCCTGACCCTCGCCGGCCGCACCGACTTCCAGGTCAAGGTCCGCGGCGTGCGCATCAACGTCCAGGAGGTCGAGCACGTACTGCTCGCCCACCCCGAGGTCACCGAGGCCGCCGTCCTGGCCCTGCCCGACGAGGTGGCCGGCCGGCTGCTGCACGCCGTGGCCCGCCGCACCCCGGGCAGCGGCCTCAACAGCCTGACCCTGCGCGGCCATCTGGCACGCGGTCTGCCGAGGGCCGCGGTCCCCTCGGTCCTGCGCTTCACCGACGAGCCGCTGCCCCGGACCTCCACCGGCAAGGTCGACCGCGACCGTGTCGTGAAGGACCACTTCACCAAGGAGAACTGA
- a CDS encoding alpha/beta hydrolase, which translates to MTTADSLPIVFVHGTRFSAGQWSMQLAALRGEFDVAAVDLPGHGERAADPWSLSSSTRIIASAVDALDRGPALVVGHSLGGYASLEFARRCPHHVRGLILAGASASTRGPWATPYRWAAKLVPRIPVGRLTRWNDRLLRRLYPPEVVEATIRAGYAFHTLPAAWDEVLGRFDAGAMRHVKAPVLILNGEKDTVFRAGEADFARAHPHARVELIPRARHLANFDDPDAFTDAVRRFARQLLADD; encoded by the coding sequence ATGACGACAGCGGATTCCTTGCCGATCGTCTTCGTGCACGGAACGCGATTCAGCGCCGGACAGTGGAGCATGCAACTCGCCGCCCTCCGCGGCGAATTCGACGTGGCCGCCGTCGACCTGCCCGGTCACGGGGAACGCGCGGCGGATCCCTGGAGCCTGAGCAGTTCGACGCGGATCATCGCTTCCGCGGTGGATGCGCTCGACCGCGGGCCCGCTCTGGTGGTCGGGCACTCACTCGGCGGATACGCCTCGCTGGAGTTCGCCCGGCGGTGTCCGCACCACGTGCGCGGTCTGATCCTGGCCGGGGCCAGCGCCTCCACCCGCGGTCCGTGGGCAACGCCGTACCGCTGGGCGGCCAAGCTGGTACCCCGCATACCGGTGGGCCGCCTGACCCGTTGGAACGACCGGCTGCTGCGACGGCTCTACCCGCCGGAGGTGGTGGAGGCGACCATCCGCGCCGGCTACGCCTTCCACACCCTGCCGGCCGCCTGGGACGAGGTCCTGGGACGCTTCGACGCCGGTGCGATGCGCCATGTGAAGGCTCCGGTACTGATCCTCAACGGTGAGAAGGACACCGTCTTCCGGGCCGGGGAGGCGGACTTCGCCCGCGCTCATCCGCACGCCCGCGTCGAATTGATCCCGCGGGCACGCCATCTCGCGAACTTCGACGACCCGGACGCCTTCACCGATGCCGTCCGCCGGTTCGCCCGGCAACTCCTCGCCGACGACTGA
- a CDS encoding nucleotidyl transferase AbiEii/AbiGii toxin family protein, giving the protein MNLTELHRRLLADVLAIGAPYPLVITGGYAVQAHGLVDRLSQDLDVATESPAPMAGIADDLRHGLTRRGWHVSMISVDPLSARLLVADPQSGENCEVDVLKENLWAPPYTTEYGPVLALDDVIGTKVRALADRGAVRDLVDVHAAAAAHRTTTDLERLGERHGRDEFRLQDLRDRLAGADWYDDEEFAAYGLTEDEIARLRAWAQQWTSDLDRRLGEDGHEG; this is encoded by the coding sequence GTGAACCTCACCGAACTGCACCGCCGGCTCCTGGCAGACGTTCTCGCGATCGGTGCTCCGTACCCACTGGTCATCACCGGTGGCTACGCCGTCCAGGCACACGGACTGGTCGACCGGCTCAGCCAAGACCTCGACGTGGCCACAGAAAGCCCGGCGCCGATGGCCGGAATTGCCGACGACCTGCGACACGGCCTGACCCGGCGGGGCTGGCACGTCAGCATGATCAGCGTGGACCCGCTGTCCGCACGCCTGCTGGTGGCAGATCCCCAAAGCGGTGAGAACTGCGAGGTGGACGTCCTCAAGGAAAACCTCTGGGCTCCGCCGTACACCACCGAGTACGGCCCGGTGCTCGCGCTCGACGATGTCATCGGCACGAAGGTCCGGGCACTGGCCGACCGCGGCGCGGTGCGGGACCTCGTAGACGTCCACGCAGCCGCAGCCGCCCACCGCACCACCACCGACCTCGAGCGGCTGGGCGAGCGGCACGGTCGCGACGAGTTCCGCCTCCAGGACCTGCGCGACCGTCTCGCCGGCGCCGACTGGTACGACGACGAGGAATTCGCTGCCTACGGACTCACCGAGGATGAGATCGCTCGGCTCAGGGCGTGGGCCCAGCAGTGGACGAGTGACCTCGACCGCCGCCTGGGTGAGGACGGCCACGAAGGCTGA
- a CDS encoding VOC family protein — protein sequence MALDLFAGIPVSDYAAALLRYERLLGSPPTFVASDTEAVWELAEHRSLFIEHRPAHAGHALHTVFVDDLDAFVSQASGKGLEPTKRETYPNGVRKAVYRDPDGNELDFGGAPL from the coding sequence ATGGCCCTGGACCTCTTCGCTGGCATCCCCGTCAGCGACTACGCGGCGGCCCTGCTCCGGTACGAGCGGCTGCTCGGCTCCCCTCCCACGTTCGTCGCGAGCGACACCGAGGCCGTGTGGGAACTGGCGGAACACCGGTCGCTGTTCATCGAGCACCGACCCGCGCACGCCGGCCACGCCCTGCACACGGTCTTCGTGGACGACCTCGACGCCTTCGTCTCCCAGGCGTCCGGCAAGGGACTCGAGCCCACGAAACGGGAGACCTACCCGAACGGCGTGCGCAAGGCCGTGTACCGCGATCCCGACGGAAACGAACTCGACTTCGGCGGCGCCCCGCTTTGA
- a CDS encoding DEAD/DEAH box helicase, whose amino-acid sequence MVWLAPEQAGLLARCAVVFEAGDPARTGRLVFFHPDGSPLPDTAAGEPGKASLVVPHDGGVALRTLPVLRLPLAQALPALIEARRSHGRDGATVHPAAAFWGAAAALGLHLAARERLLPGVSAGGYDTWRAGPLDLEDVVRLRELAQAAPGEAVAAPGSDVQALLRAFLDAVADTLPRTAAAPAATGRAAFSATEPQHVPQLRAWAEEISAGLDSGVRVSLHVHLADTPDGPPALHLVPRAHSLADPTLALDAGELFASADHALGPRAQADTILAVRRAAGVWEPLERLLPVPSALVLTDRETTELIGTGAARLRAHGIDVHWPEGAARSLTARAVVGAGRVPPADLRSFLGGDGTVDLRWQLALDGEPLTEEETAHVADEGRPLVRLRDRWTLVGADLARKARERDLGPLTAIEALAVALTGHTRIGTEQVPVAPSDWLLALRARLADPDGGTEPLRQPDALAATLRDYQLRGLRWLDRMTSLGLGGCLADDMGLGKTIQLIALHLLRQEHDDTRGPTLVVCPASLLGNWQREIGRFAPGTPVRRFHGTGRTLQGADDGFVLTTYGTMRLDAERLGDHRWSMLVADEAQHVKNPLSGTAKALRLIPADAKIALTGTPVENSLSELWAVLDWTTPGLLGTHGHFRRRWIAPIDAERADATGEQPTARKLAGLVRPFLLRRRKSDPGIAPELPPKTETDRPVALTAEQSALYRGHAQDVMDRIRASQGIARSGLVLKLLTGLKQICNHPAHFLKQDDTALSGRSGKLELLDELLDTITAEGGAALVFTQYVAMAKLLERHLRERGIGAQLLHGGTPVPRREELVQRFQDGEVPVFLLSLKAAGTGLNLTRADHVVHYDRWWNPAVEAQATDRAYRIGQTRSVQVHKMIAEGTIEDRIAALLESKKDLADAVLGSGEGALTELTNDELANLVELRSVC is encoded by the coding sequence ATGGTGTGGTTGGCGCCTGAGCAGGCCGGACTGCTGGCGCGGTGCGCGGTGGTCTTCGAGGCGGGGGACCCGGCGCGCACGGGCCGCCTCGTCTTCTTCCATCCGGACGGCTCCCCGCTGCCGGACACGGCGGCGGGCGAGCCGGGCAAGGCGTCCCTCGTCGTGCCCCACGACGGCGGCGTCGCACTGCGGACACTCCCCGTGCTGCGCCTGCCCCTCGCCCAGGCGCTGCCGGCCCTGATCGAGGCACGCCGCTCCCACGGCCGGGACGGCGCCACCGTGCATCCGGCCGCCGCGTTCTGGGGTGCCGCCGCCGCCCTCGGGCTGCATCTCGCCGCCCGGGAGCGGCTGCTGCCCGGCGTCTCCGCCGGCGGCTACGACACCTGGCGGGCCGGACCGCTCGACCTCGAGGACGTCGTACGGCTGCGGGAGCTCGCCCAGGCCGCCCCCGGCGAGGCCGTCGCCGCCCCCGGCAGCGACGTACAGGCGCTGCTGCGCGCCTTCCTCGACGCCGTCGCCGACACACTGCCGCGCACCGCCGCCGCCCCGGCCGCCACCGGACGGGCCGCGTTCTCGGCCACCGAACCCCAGCACGTCCCCCAACTGCGCGCCTGGGCCGAGGAGATCTCCGCCGGACTCGACTCCGGCGTGCGGGTGTCCCTCCACGTCCACCTCGCCGACACCCCCGACGGCCCGCCCGCCCTCCACCTCGTCCCGCGCGCCCACAGCCTCGCCGACCCCACCCTCGCGCTCGACGCGGGCGAACTGTTCGCCAGCGCCGACCACGCACTCGGCCCCCGCGCCCAGGCCGACACGATCCTCGCGGTGCGCCGCGCGGCCGGCGTGTGGGAGCCGCTGGAACGCCTGCTGCCCGTACCGTCCGCCCTGGTCCTGACCGACCGCGAGACCACCGAACTGATCGGCACCGGCGCGGCCCGTCTGCGCGCCCACGGCATCGACGTCCACTGGCCCGAAGGCGCCGCCCGCTCCCTCACCGCCCGCGCCGTCGTCGGCGCCGGCCGCGTCCCGCCCGCCGACCTGCGCTCCTTCCTCGGCGGCGACGGCACCGTCGACCTGCGCTGGCAGCTCGCCCTCGACGGCGAACCCCTCACCGAGGAGGAGACGGCCCACGTCGCCGACGAGGGCCGCCCCCTCGTCCGGCTCCGCGACCGCTGGACCCTCGTGGGCGCCGACCTCGCACGCAAGGCCCGCGAACGCGACCTCGGACCGCTGACCGCCATCGAGGCCCTCGCCGTCGCCCTCACCGGCCACACCCGCATCGGCACCGAACAGGTCCCCGTCGCCCCCAGCGACTGGCTGCTGGCCCTGCGCGCCCGCCTCGCCGACCCCGACGGCGGCACCGAACCCCTGCGGCAGCCCGACGCACTGGCCGCGACCCTGCGCGACTACCAGCTGCGCGGCCTGCGCTGGCTCGACCGCATGACCTCCCTCGGCCTCGGCGGCTGCCTCGCCGACGACATGGGCCTGGGCAAGACGATCCAGCTCATCGCCCTGCACCTGCTGCGCCAGGAACACGACGACACCCGCGGCCCCACCCTCGTCGTCTGCCCCGCCTCCCTGCTCGGCAACTGGCAGCGCGAGATCGGCAGATTCGCCCCCGGCACCCCGGTGCGCCGCTTCCACGGCACCGGCCGCACCCTCCAAGGCGCCGACGACGGCTTCGTCCTGACCACCTACGGCACCATGCGCCTGGACGCCGAACGGCTCGGCGACCACCGCTGGAGCATGCTCGTCGCCGACGAGGCCCAGCACGTCAAGAACCCGCTCTCCGGCACCGCCAAGGCCCTGCGCCTGATCCCCGCCGACGCGAAGATCGCCCTCACCGGCACCCCCGTCGAGAACAGCCTCTCCGAACTGTGGGCCGTCCTGGACTGGACCACCCCCGGACTGCTGGGCACCCACGGCCACTTCCGCCGCCGCTGGATCGCCCCGATCGACGCCGAACGCGCCGACGCCACCGGCGAGCAGCCCACCGCCCGCAAACTGGCCGGACTCGTCAGGCCGTTCCTGCTGCGCCGCCGCAAGTCCGACCCCGGCATCGCACCCGAACTGCCGCCCAAGACCGAGACCGACCGGCCCGTCGCCCTCACCGCCGAACAGTCCGCGCTCTACCGGGGGCACGCGCAGGACGTCATGGACCGCATCCGCGCCAGCCAGGGCATCGCCCGCAGCGGCCTGGTCCTCAAACTCCTCACCGGCCTCAAACAGATCTGCAACCACCCCGCGCACTTCCTCAAGCAGGACGACACCGCCCTGTCCGGCCGCTCCGGGAAACTCGAACTCCTCGACGAACTCCTCGACACCATCACCGCGGAGGGCGGCGCGGCCCTGGTGTTCACCCAGTACGTCGCCATGGCCAAGCTCCTCGAACGGCACCTGCGCGAACGCGGCATCGGGGCCCAGCTGCTGCACGGCGGCACCCCCGTACCCCGCCGGGAGGAACTCGTCCAGCGCTTCCAGGACGGCGAGGTCCCCGTCTTCCTGCTGTCGTTGAAGGCCGCCGGCACCGGACTCAACCTCACCCGCGCCGACCACGTCGTCCACTACGACCGCTGGTGGAACCCGGCCGTGGAGGCGCAGGCCACCGACCGCGCCTACCGCATCGGCCAGACCAGATCCGTCCAGGTGCACAAAATGATCGCCGAAGGCACCATCGAGGACCGCATCGCCGCCCTGCTCGAGTCGAAGAAGGACCTCGCCGACGCCGTCCTCGGCTCCGGCGAAGGAGCCCTGACGGAACTGACCAACGACGAGCTGGCCAACCTGGTCGAACTGAGGAGCGTCTGTTGA